Below is a window of Flavobacterium sp. CFS9 DNA.
CCGGTTTGCTGAATGGTATGGGTTAATTCATGTGCCAGCAAATGTTTCCCTTCCCGGGAATCCGGATTGTATTTTCCTTTGTTAAAATAGACATCGTTGCCATTGGTGAAAGCTTGCGCTCCCAGTTCCTGACTCATTTGGACAGCATTAGTATCAGTGTGAATTTTTACATTGCTGAAATCAGCTCCAAAACCCGATTCCATTTCTTTTTTGGTTTTTTTGTCTAAGCCATTTCCGCCGCCTTTTGAGTGGTCCAGTTTTCCTTCGAGTTCGTTATTCTCGATTTCGGCATCGGGATTTTGCTCTTTCTTTTGTACGGCCTTGTCTTCTTCTTTTTGCTCTTTAGACTGTACTTTTTCTTCTTTTTCACAATCGGCGCATTTCTTTTGTACCGGTTTCTCTTCTTCCTTCTTGTCGGATTTTTTTTGAACGGGTTTTTCTTCTTCTTTTTTATCCGATTTCTTCTGTACCGGCTTTTCCTCTTCTTTTTTATTTGATTTCTTCTGAACCGGTTTCTCTTCCTCTTTCTTATCGGATTTCTTTTGTACTGGTTTTTCTTCTTCTTTCTTGTCGGATTTTTTCTGAACAGAAGAGATGGTCTCTGCAATTGGTTTTTGCTGTATGTTTTCTTTCGACTGCAGCAGACTTCCGCCTGACGAATTATTATTGACTACTTTATCGGCAACCCGGTCTGCCTCAACCTCAAACTGATCACCGACTGTACCGGTTTTTAGCTTTTTCTGGATTTTAGGCCCAAAAAAAGCGGAAGAGGAGGATTGAGGAATTGGTTTTTTATTTTCTAGCGTTCTCATCACTTCATTGTTTTATTATTTGAAACCAATAATTATCTCTTTATTCTTGACGGATTAATTTTCCTGAATAAAAAGGTGCTACGATGCGAGCATCGTTGGAGAGCTGATTTCTTCTTTTGGTATGATCTGATGTTTTTCCAGCTCGATCTTTATTTGTGCATACCAGTATGGAAATATTTTAAACAATCGATATTCAATTTCTTCCGTAATGTCTTTTTTGTACTTTTTAATACCAAAGAGATGACTGTAGCTTATTTCATTAGCGTGTTTACTCTGTTCGGTTATATTTTTTCCTTTAAGAAGCAGGGTAGGAGTAATATTGTTATAGTCTAATACAGAAGCCAGATTGTATTGCTCGATCACAATACAGGGCTCAAACCCCTGTTGTTTTAATGGCTCGAATTCCTTACGGTTTGTGGTATAGATTTTTTCCAGATCATAATAGGCCTTTATAAATTTATCCCGCAGTGTAAGGTCATTAAATCCCAGTATACCGCAGCTGTAGGAAAGACCTAAATCAGGATGCCAGTAAGGAAGATCCTGAGTATATTGATTAAAGAAATCGATTTGCTTTTTATAGTGTGCTTCATAACCGCATTCTCTGCGTTCGAGAATAATGGAGTCGAAATTGAAATTGATTTTCTTTTTTATAAATACATCCGTATCGAGGTGAACAAACGGTTTAGTTTGCTTTTCGATGGCATGAATTTTTGATTTCATCCACAATTCTTTATTGTGCTCCTTGTCCATTTTTGTGATTCTGCAGGGCAGCATATACAAAAAGTTATAGGCAGTTTCGTCTGCATAAAGCTCAATGTCTTTGTACCAAAGATGACTGTACAAAATACTCAAAGCAGTCATGTAAACGGTTTCCTTAAGTTTATTGCCCATTTGCCAACGATTATTGATCAGAGGAAAAGCGTTCAGGCTGTATATTATTCTTGGTTCTTCCATAAAATATCGCTTAAGGTTTGCAGCTGTTGTTTTTCATCCAGATAGCAGACGTTGTTGTATAACGAAGCTTTTTTACTGTGTTTATAGAGTCTTTTCCATTCGTATTTTTCACCCGTTGCGTCTGAGGTCAATTTCGGAATCTGGTCATTATGAAATGTTTTCATTTCATCAAAGGTGGCGTGCCATACCATTTCACCTAATAAATAGGATTGTGTCAGGCCTATTTTAGAGAAATCTCTTTTGTAATAATCCGTATGGACATTTTTATCGTTGATCAGGTATTCTGAAACCAAAACTTCTCCCTGCAGATCATAGAAGCGGTTGAAAAAACGAGTGATCCCTTCATTTTCTTTAATGAGTGATAAATCGTCTTCATTTTCATAAATAATATCAATATCATTTATGGGCATATCATAATAAGCACGGAGGTTAATGTAATCCGCAATTCCGCCTACAAAGGCAATCTTTGTGATATCGAGGTTTTCAAAAATATTTTTGAGAGCTTGTTTTTGCTCATAGAAAATATTTTGCTCATCCTCTTTTAGAAATGTGTTTTTTTCGGTTTCCATATTTTATAGTATTACCAGTCCACAAAAATGATCTTGTCTTTCCATGCGAGTTTTACAATTCCGAGATTCCAATTGATTTTATCCAATAAGATGTCCTGTGTTTTTCTTTCGACAATGACTTTCGGATTGTCTTCACTAAGAATTATTTTACCGGGTCTTTGTAAATACTCATTTTGTAATAGGGCTATAGAAGAATTTTTCATAATCGGCCAGTTGTCTAAAACGGCTTGCAGCATTTCTTTGCCCTGATCTTTAAATTCTTCCTCGAGTATAATGTTTCGGTTTATAGGTCTGTTTATGGGGATGTTGCACAATATTTTTTCGAACAGCATTTGAGATTCATAATCCTGCTCCCGGTCTGTCGCAATATAGTGCAGCAGATGGGCGGCAGTTTCGGGATCGTTTATCGTATTGTCTTTACGGAGTAAACCGCAATTCCCGAAAAGATGTTTCAAAAAAGGATGCACCAGTATTAGTCCCGCATTGTTTACATAGTGTGAAGAAGGAACATCCGAAGTTGCTCCGTCAGCAGGGAATAATGCCGAATGCCAGTCTTCCGGATCCTTGGGTTCTTCATTTTTGCCTTCGATTTCCTTGTTACGATTCAAAAGAGCATTAATTTCTGCCATTTCTGTAGCATCGGTTTTCGGAGATTTTGAATAAGGATTCCGATTTTCTTCGGTTTTCTTCTTTTTATCAGGATCACCAACTTTACGATTTTTTTCCTCCTTCTTATTTCCAGATTTTAAATCTCGAGCTTCCCTATTTTGAGTTTCCATTTTAGTATCAGGATGAGTTTCGTTAGCAACTTCAGGAGATCTGTCAGTTTCTGAAAATTTTAATTTTAAGAATTCTTCTTTATCGCTTTCCGGAAGAATTTCGGAAGCGATTTGTTCAGAAAGAGCTTTTATATTGGCTATTTCGGGAGCAAGATTGCTTAGTACGGAGAGTACTGATTTATCGGATACATTTTGCCTGATTTGTTCCAAGATGATTTTCAGGTTTTCCTGACTTATAGAAACAAAAGAAGCAATTAGCTGCACTAATTTTTCTTTTGTCAGCCCCTCATCATGCTGTAATAATTGTGAAAAGACGATCTCCCAAATTAGATTGCGCTGATTTAAGCCCTGTTTCGATTTCGAAACAAGTTTGCGCATATTGCGATGGATCTTCTCAATCATTTTGGTGGCTGTTTCTTTATCATCGGCGGTCAAAAGAAGTGTTTTTTTAAGGATATCATAAATCTGTGCGTCTGATAATTGTTTGATGAAACGGGTTCTGATTTGGGAGTTTTTCAATGCATTTCGCAATTTCGAGCCGAAAGTTTTGTCTCCAATATTTTTTTGTAATTGAGGACCCTCTTTCGGACCAGGGGGAGTATTAACATTGCTCTTCCCATTGCCGTTACCATAGTTATGGTCACTGGTAATCACCCACCAGGGACTGGTTCCCGTTTCCAGAAAAATGAAGAATTCATCACTGTTTTTTTCTTCGCGGTTCATTAATTTGTAACGTTCGGTATCGGGAAAACCTTTTTGAATCTGATCGTCAATTTGTTTTTGAATCTGATTTAAAATTTCCAGCTTTAGAGCATTAAAATTAAGTTCGGGAGAGACAGAAAGGTTTAGGTCTAATTTCTCGATCTGA
It encodes the following:
- a CDS encoding DUF4157 domain-containing protein translates to MRTLENKKPIPQSSSSAFFGPKIQKKLKTGTVGDQFEVEADRVADKVVNNNSSGGSLLQSKENIQQKPIAETISSVQKKSDKKEEEKPVQKKSDKKEEEKPVQKKSNKKEEEKPVQKKSDKKEEEKPVQKKSDKKEEEKPVQKKCADCEKEEKVQSKEQKEEDKAVQKKEQNPDAEIENNELEGKLDHSKGGGNGLDKKTKKEMESGFGADFSNVKIHTDTNAVQMSQELGAQAFTNGNDVYFNKGKYNPDSREGKHLLAHELTHTIQQTGAKQKSATVQKSSIENHPEDLRAEKPENPQFKGNNPLEKTNDDEMLISKGQKGQYITALQEGLLETGQSLPKYGADGDFGNETRNAVIDFQSKNQLDVDGIVGPQTIGALDNKLVEQKGGKKGGCEDTVNFQKGPFLSEESAGFFSTAQCPKVTITIDATAQIVNFHNCATLEISIDHVSRTKRTIQINNAGKGHLTETFKLKHHDDIHKLFFTMPSDCKGMGDTFTVTGSIHRHS
- a CDS encoding DUF6734 family protein, with amino-acid sequence MEEPRIIYSLNAFPLINNRWQMGNKLKETVYMTALSILYSHLWYKDIELYADETAYNFLYMLPCRITKMDKEHNKELWMKSKIHAIEKQTKPFVHLDTDVFIKKKINFNFDSIILERRECGYEAHYKKQIDFFNQYTQDLPYWHPDLGLSYSCGILGFNDLTLRDKFIKAYYDLEKIYTTNRKEFEPLKQQGFEPCIVIEQYNLASVLDYNNITPTLLLKGKNITEQSKHANEISYSHLFGIKKYKKDITEEIEYRLFKIFPYWYAQIKIELEKHQIIPKEEISSPTMLAS
- a CDS encoding contractile injection system tape measure protein; protein product: MQHLGSHLINKLFLEVNTQSKEKAYYLKDHLDTFLKEELLPLLETYFDTLHTQIPLYSIQIEKLDLNLSVSPELNFNALKLEILNQIQKQIDDQIQKGFPDTERYKLMNREEKNSDEFFIFLETGTSPWWVITSDHNYGNGNGKSNVNTPPGPKEGPQLQKNIGDKTFGSKLRNALKNSQIRTRFIKQLSDAQIYDILKKTLLLTADDKETATKMIEKIHRNMRKLVSKSKQGLNQRNLIWEIVFSQLLQHDEGLTKEKLVQLIASFVSISQENLKIILEQIRQNVSDKSVLSVLSNLAPEIANIKALSEQIASEILPESDKEEFLKLKFSETDRSPEVANETHPDTKMETQNREARDLKSGNKKEEKNRKVGDPDKKKKTEENRNPYSKSPKTDATEMAEINALLNRNKEIEGKNEEPKDPEDWHSALFPADGATSDVPSSHYVNNAGLILVHPFLKHLFGNCGLLRKDNTINDPETAAHLLHYIATDREQDYESQMLFEKILCNIPINRPINRNIILEEEFKDQGKEMLQAVLDNWPIMKNSSIALLQNEYLQRPGKIILSEDNPKVIVERKTQDILLDKINWNLGIVKLAWKDKIIFVDW